In one Papilio machaon chromosome 15, ilPapMach1.1, whole genome shotgun sequence genomic region, the following are encoded:
- the LOC106720973 gene encoding neuropeptide CCHamide-1 receptor, whose amino-acid sequence MDTYNESLELNISEPYQPYYERPETYIVPLIFALIFVIGVVGNGTLVTVFIRHKAMRNVPNTYILSLALADLLVIITCVPFTSIVYTLESWPWGSTVCRVSEAAKDVSIGVSVFTLTALSADRYFAIVDPLRKLHATGGSKRATRLTVATAIGIWILAAVLAAPAYIGSYLRAFVVNPTTQFLVCYPYPPEWGESYPKTMVLVRFLVYYSLPLAVIALFYILMARHLVLSTQNMPGEMQGTQRQMRARRKVALTVLAFVLVFAACFLPSHVFMMWFYYCPTAQDDYNGWWHALRIVGFCLSFLNSCVNPIALYCTSGIFRKHFNRYLLCRSGSTHGPRGSLSLSTSRRLHSSRKTNISMVPTRTTSVGRESSIRLLNNGSSKL is encoded by the exons ATGGACACCTACAACGAAAGCCTCGAACTGAATATTTCGGAGCCTTACCAACCGTACTACGAGAGACCAGAGACATACATAGTTCCACTCATATTTGCACTGATCTTTGTCATAGGAGTAGTCGGTAATGGGACTTTAGTTACCGTTTTTATTAGACACAAAGCCATGAGGAATGTTCCGAACAC GTATATTTTATCTCTAGCATTAGCTGATCTCCTAGTTATCATTACTTGTGTGCCCTTCACTTCGATTGTGTACACACTTGAGTCATGGCCGTGGGGTTCCACTGTCTGTCGGGTCTCCGAAGCGGCTAAAGACGTAAGCATCGGAGTCTCCGTGTTTACACTAACTGCGTTATCTGCTGATAGATACTTCGCTATCGTAGATCCACTGAGAAAACTTCATGCTACAG GTGGCAGCAAGCGTGCGACACGACTCACCGTGGCGACTGCAATCGGCATTTGGATATTAGCGGCGGTTCTCGCTGCTCCTGCCTACATTGGATCGTATCTACGTGCTTTCGTTGTCAATCCAACCACTCAG TTCTTAGTTTGTTATCCGTATCCACCAGAATGGGGAGAGAGTTACCCAAAAACAATGGTACTTGTACGATTTCTGGTATATTATTCCTTACCACTGGCTGttattgcattattttatattctgatGGCGCGTCATCTAGTACTCAGTACGCAAAATATGCCCGGTGAAATGCAAGGGACACAAAGACag ATGCGAGCTCGTCGAAAGGTGGCTTTAACAGTTCTAGCCTTTGTTTTAGTCTTCGCAGCTTGCTTTCTGCCATCTCACGTTTTTATGATGTGGTTTTATTATTG TCCGACAGCGCAAGATGACTACAACGGTTGGTGGCATGCTCTACGCATCGTAGGATTCTGCCTATCATTTTTAAACAGCTGCGTGAATCCAATCGCATTGTACTGTACAAGTGGTATctttagaaaacattttaatag GTATCTTCTATGTCGTTCTGGATCTACTCACGGTCCGAGAGGATCTCTGTCTCTTTCAACATCTAGAAGATTACACTCCAGCAGGAAAACTAATATAAGCATGGTGCCAACACGAAC GACCAGTGTTGGTCGCGAGAGCAGCATTCGTCTCTTAAACAACGGCTCATCGAAGCTCTGA